Part of the Lampris incognitus isolate fLamInc1 chromosome 1, fLamInc1.hap2, whole genome shotgun sequence genome is shown below.
agcttgggcaaatagacaaggtgggggtgttgccttaatatataagtctattttcaatctgatttctagacttgaatctaaattccaatcttttgaggctcttgttctgggtccatctccctcagccaccaAGACTCAGCTCAATCCAGATTGTGATattctatcgacctcctggctcttattcactatttcttgaagaatttggataaTTTATTTcaagtcttgttactcattctgatgcgATTCAAGTTCTTTGTGCTtttaatattcatctgaataaggcttctGATCctttaagtaaagcctttctggcgcttgttgatactttgggttcactcagtttgttcaagagcggtaacacccttgatttagttttATCTAAAggtatagctgtttctgatctgaatgtcttgccaaccacatctgctgtgtcagatcattttctcatcaaatttgaagcattattgcctgtcctgttaatgttgaCATAGATGTAATTAccacttgccacattggtccatccattGTAGCCGCATTtgaccagcagctgcctgaagtcttagctcctttcactgtagactgACTCTGTTTAAAATTtccctagtgacttaaatgtcgccctctctagtctcctcaattcagttgcacctctcactaccagagctaggtgactaaagaggcctacaccttgGTTTAACGACGAGACGTGCTCTTAAGCAGGACAGCAGGAGAGTGGAACATAAATGGTAAAAATCAAAACTTGAAGTTTTTTGCCCATCTTGgcttgagtgtttattgaaatacaagcatgctttatctatTGCAGAAGCAGTGGatctctcttgcttaatcaatatcaataaacataacaccagatttctctttgacactgtactgaaacttactaaaaagcagccgtctatcagctgctcaccattcacggcctatgagtttctagactttttctgcaataaggttgatgagatcataaacaaaattagttcttcaactgcaGCTACTCCtgtagatcctgtcttaccaaattcatatccatacaacgagtcactgatagtccctgttattacagcttttgagactatctctcgacactttgactaagctcatgtcagcttctaaaccaactgcttgcctccTTGACCCTTTACCGGCAAAatgttttaaagacctctggcctttcctgggacctacaatgctagacactgttaatttatcactgactactggcacggTTCCCGGCAGTTTTaggacagctgtggttaaaccgctacttaaaaaaacacacctcaatccagggtcccttaataactattgaccagtctcttatcttccattcttttctaaactactagagagagttgtgtatcaacaacttttgaaccatatagaagaaaactatggAAATTAACCTTTTttaattggctttcagggcctgtcacgccactgaaactgctctgaccagagggatgaacgatcttctactagctatggactctgattccacttctatgtttctactactggaccccagtgcagcctttgacaccattgatcactgtatactattacacagaataaattgtaattttggtgtctctggcttagctctctcttggcttaaatcataaaagaacacattgtgtctgctataaaaaTAGTAAATCAAAAtcctctgatgttaaatatggcatacctcagggctcagttcttggccctttacttttctctctttatatttcacctcttggccaaattacatGCAGTCATGGGATAAATTCCCATTGcgatgctgatgatactcagcagtatgtgcctataagggctgatgatcatactcaaatgactaatttagaggcctgcttggctgctgtgaaaaattggatgtcactaaattttctgcttttaaattcagataaaactgagatgctggtccacGGCCCTaatagacacagacaccagtttgatcaagtaacaataacagtcgacaactctgtgatttcaaaaaatgaggcagccaaaaatcttggtgttacatttaatcccagcctttcctttgataagcacactgaagaaatcaccaagactgcctattTTTGCTcgcaaaatacagggctcctgtgtgtacccaaagttaaaaataaatcagctggtggcagggccttttcctatcgggccctgttcttgtgaaataacctgcctgctaCCGTCAGACAGTCTGTTGAGTCATTTAAatctaaacttaaaactcatctttttgccttagcctacattttgttgcctttaaattgagtgcttcacaacctgtactgcatggcagctcggtttctgtctcaatgaatttaccaagcactgatctaccaacgagattatagcgcaaagattactgactattgcaaactgttcacttctctcacatgtattttctctctctctctgaattatgtcttctcctttctcttcttctgtgtgtgtgaatggtgtgatgcaagtctcccttgtgtgcacgtgcagtctgtcctcccaggtcttcatggtgatggtggtcgcgacctggacactgcttggcatccccctcatcacattatctttttatgtatcttataaatccatatacttttgtaatcctgtttcaatgttatatccgtctctcactcagacatgtgactaatatgttttttggttttttttttgtcaacatggtgatggtggtcacatggcttgggtcctgggttgttctggtggcatctggacactgcttggcatcatattcttcatatattttataattccattatcattctgttatcctctttcgatgttgtattctgtaaatagtGTAcatacatccattgcacgtctgtccatcttgggagagagattcctcctctgttgctctccctcaggtttcttcatattttgagtttttttgttccttatccaatgcaaaggtctaaggacaggttgttgtgttgctatatagcccactgaggcaaatttgtaatttgtgataatgggctacacaaataaaaactgacttgacttgatttgaaaaGATGTTCAATACAAGCTGAATGCAATAGGTGTACATGTGAGTTTGGGATCGAATTGCCAAAAATGGAATGACACTGCAGTTCGGTTCTACTATGGCTGACTGGAAACCATTAGTAGTGATCTACCTAGCCTGAAGCTGGTGCTTTTGGAAAGCATTGCAAGGGCTTGTTGTGAAAATCTGGGCAGGTAACGTGAATATACACTCTTACTCCTGAAACAGTAATGTGAGCAAGGCACTTCCATCTGTTTCAAGTGGAGTTGTTCGGTGGTCAACAGTGGGACACTGTCATTATGCTGTCTTTACACTGTGAAACTCGCAAGTATGAATAAatggaggtttatgaatgtgaggAAGACAGCAGCTGGATCAGACCATGTGTTTTCGGTCAGTTTTGGTTAAAAATGATCTTAGTAGTCACTTTACCACTCCAAAGGGCAACTCCTGATGCAGAGGCTCTTGAGGAAGATACTgcaaggggagagagggaggcatCGCTGGTGGGTGATGAGAGGGAGGGTATGAGAATGTCCCTAATGGGTGCTGATCCCCTCTAAGGTCCACATCATTCTCTACCCTCTGCAGAGGCTGAGGGGGAAGGCACATAAAAGAAAAGGGTATTACAAAAATACATTCCACTTTGTTTATTGGAATTACATTGCTACTAATGCCACTGTGTGTAGTGTGGACTACTCACCATGCGTGTGTGCTGAGGCTGTAAAGGGACAAACTGGCTCAGATGAGTAAGGTGCGGTGGCTGGTGGGGGGGCACCGAGGGGGTTGGGTGCAATATAAAATGCTCGCTGGAGATCAGGGGCGGAAAGGCTTGGTAAGACACTGGCATATGCTGCATGGTACATGCTTGGATGAGCTAGAGTGAAAGAGAAAGCAAGGGAAGGAAAATATATTTTATTAAcccattttattattttattaaagATATGAATCTATGAAAACATAAGGAAAGTAGTCAAAGTACTTCAAAGTTTCAGGACTAACACTGTAAAAACCTGCACCAACCCTATAAAAATATTTATCTGGCTTTCAATATTCATTGATAACATAAAAGCATGTGTTAAGCATATGTAAAACAAAGCGATGCATTATACAAAACTATAGCATGTTATGTCCACAGAAAATGTCACCAAATGCCGCACTACTGTTTCAATAACAGTCATCAGAAATGATTAAGCAACATAaacattttgactttttttttaattagaaaaGAAACTCAGATTATTACAACAATTTATTTTATGGACCTGAATATATCTTATGCTAAAAACATGTAGGAATTTGAAAATGATAaacagcagctgcagcagccttATTGGTTAGTCATGAGCGGTGACAAATTGGTTGGCTGGAGTGGTATGGTGAGCTACATGGATGCCACTGACATTCAAGCTCTTCCTTTTCAAACTCACAGGAGGAGGAAGGCAGCAGAGCAGAGAGAGCTGTCCGCTGAACATTACCGAGCATGCTGGGAGCTGCTGAGTGTTGCACCCTGGAAGGGGCTGCCCGGTGTGGATTGGAAATCCGTGGGTCGTCACCGTGGTAACCGTGTATGATATTGGAACTGATCCTTGGTGCATCTTTTATGAGAgtggagataaaaaaaaacagcaactgaTGAATCTATCAAAAAGGTCAATCAAGCAGGCTTTTTTTTGCCAACTTCTATGCCATCTTATGACTTCAAACCACACCACAATAATCATTTGAGTTTCTGTGTATATGCATCTCTGACAGTGTATTTCCTTAAGCATTTGTCTCACAAAGGTTGAGCCATCAGCTTTTTCTTCAGTTACCTGGTCATGTAGATCCACCATAATGGGGCTCTGCTGAGGCAGGTGAGCAGCAGGGTGAAGCATGCGTGGCGGTGCGCTGGTGTGGCTATATTGTCTGGACTCATCTAAAGGAACCTGTTGTTGGTGTTGGGAGAAAAGCGGATGATGGAAGTTCTCATCCTGGACTAGGGAATtgtgcagtacaggcctgtctcGTCTCCCCCACTG
Proteins encoded:
- the rnf44 gene encoding RING finger protein 44; amino-acid sequence: MRPWEIAVNRRPPTAPLNQRRFFGEPCNTPVLLRRSPPVRRQWGRRDRPVLHNSLVQDENFHHPLFSQHQQQVPLDESRQYSHTSAPPRMLHPAAHLPQQSPIMVDLHDQMHQGSVPISYTVTTVTTHGFPIHTGQPLPGCNTQQLPACSLIQACTMQHMPVSYQAFPPLISSEHFILHPTPSVPPHQPPHLTHLSQFVPLQPQHTRMPLQRVENDVDLRGDQHPLGTFSYPPSHHPPAMPPSLPLQYLPQEPLHQELPFGVPYPHMLPRRVSGQRYRLQQPLPPPPPPPSYYPGFLPYFLSMLPVPPTAVGPAISLDLDVDDVEMENYEALLNLAERLGEAKPRGLTKADIEQLPSYRFNSENHLSEQTLCVVCFSDFECRQLLRVLPCNHEFHAKCVDKWLKTNRTCPICRADASDVHREVE